A section of the Pseudomonas tritici genome encodes:
- a CDS encoding antiterminator Q family protein has protein sequence MKKRTYVDKPLGDTEYLLEQWGWWRMDGMGVPRYVSPLYALIRDNNVTEGGIKNYCVTDDVALVVDRAVAKLATRDAQMGNFIWLYFGAKWPALRIARENDMGEAKARELIKAGVAWVDCAIEVFREVA, from the coding sequence ATGAAGAAGCGCACGTATGTCGACAAACCCTTGGGTGATACTGAATACCTGCTGGAGCAGTGGGGCTGGTGGCGAATGGATGGGATGGGCGTGCCTCGGTACGTGTCTCCTCTCTATGCGTTGATTCGCGACAACAACGTCACGGAGGGCGGTATCAAGAACTACTGCGTCACGGATGACGTTGCCCTGGTGGTGGATCGTGCGGTGGCTAAGCTCGCCACCCGGGACGCACAGATGGGTAACTTCATCTGGCTTTACTTCGGCGCGAAGTGGCCAGCGTTGCGGATTGCTCGGGAGAACGACATGGGTGAGGCCAAGGCGCGCGAGTTGATCAAGGCCGGTGTGGCATGGGTGGACTGCGCTATTGAGGTGTTTCGAGAAGTTGCGTAG
- a CDS encoding ATP-binding protein: protein MNQRSNFRRLPEMRSFAGECSVHGAVDRSEVEQFEGTTVVRPCKQCQFHGLRVAAVGSIEHTQALAHVAAERLNGALVGSGITPRFADCTFATYRATTQAMSEALEKCQGYANDFGQHYQAGRNLLLTGNVGTGKTHLACSIVRQVIGLNAIAVITTAAEIIRVFKRSIVRDSGYTEGDVIDELASFDLLVIDEVGAQAGTAYELAVLHEVIDRRYQLVRPSVLISNLPATSKQDVEGKSTPSLEQYIGARALDRLRENGALLAGFTWASARGRA, encoded by the coding sequence ATGAACCAGCGTTCTAACTTCCGTCGCCTGCCTGAAATGCGCTCGTTCGCTGGCGAATGCTCTGTCCACGGCGCAGTTGATCGCTCCGAGGTTGAGCAGTTCGAAGGAACGACGGTTGTCCGCCCATGCAAACAATGCCAGTTCCACGGCCTGCGCGTGGCGGCGGTGGGCAGTATCGAGCATACCCAGGCCTTGGCTCACGTTGCCGCCGAACGCCTCAACGGCGCGCTGGTGGGCTCTGGCATCACGCCACGGTTTGCCGACTGCACTTTCGCCACATATCGCGCCACTACCCAGGCCATGTCCGAAGCCCTCGAAAAGTGCCAGGGCTACGCCAACGACTTCGGCCAGCACTACCAGGCCGGCCGCAACCTGCTGCTGACCGGGAATGTCGGTACCGGCAAGACCCACTTGGCCTGCAGCATCGTGCGCCAGGTCATCGGGCTGAACGCGATCGCGGTGATCACCACCGCCGCCGAGATCATCCGGGTATTCAAGCGATCCATAGTCCGAGACTCCGGATACACCGAGGGCGACGTGATCGACGAGCTGGCGAGCTTTGACCTGCTGGTGATCGATGAGGTGGGCGCCCAGGCGGGCACCGCGTACGAGCTGGCGGTCTTGCATGAGGTCATCGACCGGCGTTATCAACTGGTCCGGCCTTCGGTGCTGATCTCCAACCTGCCCGCCACGTCGAAGCAGGACGTTGAAGGGAAGTCCACGCCAAGCCTCGAGCAGTACATCGGCGCCCGGGCGCTGGACCGTCTGCGCGAGAACGGCGCGCTGTTGGCCGGCTTCACCTGGGCTTCGGCACGAGGTCGCGCATGA
- a CDS encoding replicative DNA helicase, with the protein MNEYRELYSDEAEHALLGALMLDGELFDSITTSVTTADFHDPENAALYQVMIDLHATGAPVDPVTLHDFKPYLPSGGTTIAYAAELAKNTPSTANWKAYARTVAERAVLRRLVEAADAVRDSASENRPVAEIIASAQQAMADLRDLDAGEPDYKRMDEVVTRNIDIIDAKFNGSIQSGLSTGLVDLDKLIRGLRKKTVTIVAGLPGSGKTTLGLQIAQHVSCSGLGVGMVFSLEMPEEELANRALASLGSVDLQVLDNGQLQDEDWPRLTSAVNKIMDKPLYVCDKSGLTVARIRSICRQVKRKHGLDVVVIDYIGLIGSDGKAFNRTAELGKISTSIVNIAKELEVPVILLAQLNRDSTKRPGKKPIASDLRDSGQIEADAHCIILVHRDMDDEQGQNGVTELIMPKCRHAPVGSCVVQQQGKFARFVNFAGREPTQEEVEIGRPFSEQYKGQRRKHGE; encoded by the coding sequence ATGAACGAATACCGCGAGCTTTACAGTGATGAGGCCGAGCACGCGCTACTCGGCGCGCTGATGCTGGATGGTGAATTGTTTGACTCGATCACTACCAGCGTGACCACCGCGGACTTTCACGATCCGGAGAACGCTGCGCTTTACCAAGTGATGATTGACCTGCACGCCACCGGCGCGCCGGTCGACCCTGTCACGCTTCACGACTTCAAACCCTACCTACCGAGTGGCGGCACGACCATCGCCTACGCAGCCGAATTGGCGAAGAACACGCCCAGCACCGCCAACTGGAAGGCGTACGCCCGAACGGTGGCCGAGAGGGCAGTGCTCAGGCGCCTGGTCGAAGCTGCCGACGCAGTGCGTGATTCGGCCAGCGAGAACAGGCCGGTGGCTGAAATCATCGCCAGCGCGCAGCAGGCCATGGCTGATCTGCGCGACCTAGACGCTGGGGAGCCTGATTACAAGCGCATGGACGAAGTGGTGACCCGAAATATCGACATCATCGATGCCAAGTTCAACGGTTCCATTCAATCAGGTCTTTCTACTGGGCTGGTCGACCTGGATAAGCTGATCCGTGGGCTGCGCAAAAAGACAGTGACCATCGTCGCCGGCCTGCCTGGGAGTGGTAAGACCACGCTCGGCCTGCAGATCGCCCAGCACGTTTCTTGCTCAGGTCTGGGCGTTGGCATGGTGTTCTCGCTGGAAATGCCGGAGGAGGAACTCGCCAACCGCGCCCTGGCATCCCTGGGTAGCGTCGACCTGCAAGTATTGGATAACGGTCAACTGCAAGATGAGGACTGGCCACGGCTGACATCGGCAGTCAACAAGATCATGGACAAGCCGCTGTACGTCTGTGACAAGTCGGGGCTCACCGTCGCGCGCATCCGAAGCATCTGCCGGCAGGTCAAGCGCAAGCACGGTCTCGACGTGGTGGTGATCGACTACATCGGCCTGATCGGCTCCGACGGCAAGGCATTCAACCGCACCGCAGAGCTGGGCAAGATCTCGACGAGTATCGTCAACATCGCCAAAGAGCTGGAGGTACCAGTGATCCTGCTGGCCCAGCTCAACCGCGATTCGACCAAGCGCCCAGGCAAGAAGCCTATTGCTTCCGACCTGCGCGACTCCGGCCAGATCGAGGCTGACGCCCACTGCATTATTCTGGTCCACCGCGACATGGACGACGAGCAGGGCCAGAACGGTGTGACGGAGCTGATAATGCCCAAGTGCAGGCACGCGCCGGTCGGTTCGTGCGTTGTGCAGCAGCAGGGCAAGTTCGCCCGCTTCGTAAACTTCGCGGGCCGCGAGCCCACCCAGGAAGAGGTGGAGATCGGCCGACCTTTCTCCGAGCAGTACAAGGGCCAGCGGAGGAAGCATGGTGAATAA
- a CDS encoding tyrosine-type recombinase/integrase: MVNNPKTLHVQLTDAEIRRNQASDVRQLRDPRHPALRFRYSTVDRAKGSWHVVVGKSWGKAGNYPDINAKAMLATLPTILARRSADPLAKSTATNWSTVGELLSWYLERMTRDRALSEKRKASAKSALKRHLQPRLGQLPLAGLNRPAIDRLLLMPMQERYALSFVRSVWGVLGVAVRQAYRLDLLAVNPLAGLEFTDFVRTKIKAKAARLHSDDVPGLLHLLVERFDESPAACALAGLMLCHGTRLGETRLARWKNVNTETGKWFIPAADTKTKAAHTLPLTVQAKALIERYRLVQQGSGYTGQFLFPGSSGQALSATKASTLFTHLAHGEWSSHDLRKVARTAWTDLGVDYMVGELLLNHAMKDLDQAYIHTSAEQLKRQALETWHAYLDQRGFEALRGGTYARQEGEALPADTMNNEASSVNQYPLPRRRFLVQRGTQATPNHQPGDGNE, from the coding sequence ATGGTGAATAATCCGAAAACCCTGCACGTTCAACTGACCGACGCCGAGATCCGCCGCAACCAAGCCAGTGACGTTCGCCAGTTGCGCGACCCCCGGCACCCGGCGCTCAGGTTCCGCTATTCGACCGTGGACCGCGCCAAAGGCTCGTGGCACGTCGTGGTGGGCAAGTCCTGGGGCAAGGCTGGCAACTATCCCGACATCAACGCCAAGGCGATGCTGGCGACGTTGCCGACCATCTTGGCACGCCGGTCGGCTGATCCTTTGGCGAAGTCCACGGCCACCAACTGGTCCACGGTGGGCGAACTGCTGTCCTGGTACCTGGAGCGCATGACGCGCGACCGTGCACTGTCCGAGAAGCGCAAGGCCAGCGCCAAGTCGGCCTTGAAGCGGCACCTGCAGCCACGCCTCGGTCAACTGCCGCTGGCTGGGTTGAACAGGCCGGCCATTGACCGATTGCTGCTGATGCCGATGCAGGAGCGTTACGCGCTGTCGTTCGTGCGCTCGGTCTGGGGCGTCTTGGGGGTGGCTGTGCGGCAGGCCTATCGCCTGGACCTGCTAGCCGTTAACCCGCTGGCCGGCCTGGAGTTCACCGACTTCGTGCGGACCAAGATCAAGGCCAAGGCGGCGCGGCTTCACTCCGACGATGTGCCAGGCCTGTTGCATCTGTTGGTAGAACGCTTCGACGAGTCACCGGCGGCGTGCGCGTTGGCAGGGCTGATGCTCTGCCACGGCACGCGTCTGGGTGAAACCCGGCTGGCCCGCTGGAAGAACGTCAACACCGAAACCGGCAAGTGGTTCATCCCGGCGGCGGACACCAAAACCAAAGCGGCGCACACCCTGCCACTGACCGTGCAGGCCAAGGCGCTAATCGAGCGGTACCGGCTTGTGCAGCAAGGGAGTGGCTACACCGGTCAGTTCCTGTTCCCAGGAAGCTCTGGCCAAGCCCTCAGCGCGACGAAGGCCAGCACGCTGTTCACGCATCTGGCCCATGGCGAATGGTCGAGCCATGACCTGCGCAAGGTCGCCCGTACGGCCTGGACTGACCTGGGCGTCGACTACATGGTCGGGGAGCTTCTGCTGAACCACGCCATGAAGGATCTCGACCAGGCCTACATCCACACGTCCGCCGAGCAGCTCAAGCGGCAGGCCTTGGAGACCTGGCACGCCTACCTCGATCAACGAGGTTTCGAGGCATTGCGCGGTGGGACATACGCGAGACAGGAAGGCGAGGCATTACCCGCAGACACCATGAATAACGAGGCTTCCAGCGTGAATCAGTATCCACTTCCGAGGAGGAGGTTTTTAGTTCAACGCGGCACCCAGGCCACCCCAAACCACCAGCCAGGAGACGGCAATGAGTAA